The proteins below are encoded in one region of Xenopus laevis strain J_2021 chromosome 8L, Xenopus_laevis_v10.1, whole genome shotgun sequence:
- the LOC108698905 gene encoding serine-rich and transmembrane domain-containing 2 has translation MTEAYFKYRGNRTIFVQQYPTVTTEATPTTTDKYSTLYMYVGLFLGLLAVLLVLLFTMLLRIKHVISPITPNTESTDNMPQFTDLEMQGRPPST, from the coding sequence ATGACTGAAGCCTATTTTAAATACCGAGGAAACCGAACTATCTTTGTCCAGCAATATCCCACAGTGACAACAGAGGCAACCCCTACCACTACGGATAAATATTCCACCTTGTACATGTACGTGGGGTTATTTCTCGGACTCCTAGCCGTGCTGCTTGTGTTGCTGTTCACAATGCTTTTACGTATCAAACATGTCATCTCACCCATCACGCCTAATACCGAGAGCACAGACAACATGCCGCAGTTCACTGACCTGGAAATGCAAGGCAGGCCACCCAGTACCTAA